A portion of the Benincasa hispida cultivar B227 unplaced genomic scaffold, ASM972705v1 Contig579, whole genome shotgun sequence genome contains these proteins:
- the LOC120069753 gene encoding MADS-box transcription factor 23-like codes for MFLPQQNPLLPPTPKSTMGRGRVEIKKIENINSRQVTFSKRRNGLMKKAKELSVLCDAEVAIVVFSSTGRLYEFSSTSMEHTLSRYRGQGMELDFPKETLDHPTQLPPSDSDAKSSQEEIVKLKLAYMQMRGQELDSLSFTDLQNLENQLREGIVSIKDKKETLLLEQLQRYRSQGEVVISENEMLRKQLEEFQQRNNAPLQESSPLQRSCFSDSKTASTNETEAETEAEENDCSEISLHLGLSLDGQRKRKRSIEGASNDTTCSQLDLERGCNFSKR; via the exons ATGTTTCTCCCCCAACAAAACCctcttcttcctccaactccCAAATCCACCATGGGAAGAGGCAGAGTCGAGATCAAGAAGATTGAGAATATCAACAGCAGACAAGTTACTTTCTCCAAACGCCGTAATGGGTTGATGAAAAAGGCCAAAGAATTGTCTGTTCTTTGTGATGCTGAGGTCGCCATTGTTGTCTTCTCCAGCACTGGAAGGCTTTATGAATTCTCCAGTACCAG CATGGAACATACACTTTCAAGATACAGAGGACAGGGCATGGAGTTGGATTTTCCAAAAGAGACTTTGGACCACCCAACACAA CTGCCACCATCTGATTCTGATGCAAAGTCATCTCAAGAGGAGATCGTAAAGCTAAAGCTAGCATATAT GCAGATGAGAGGCCAGGAACTGGATAGTTTGAGCTTTACAGACCTACAAAACTTAGAAAATCAGTTGCGGGAAGGGATCGTATCTATCAAAGACAAGAAG GAGACATTACTTTTGGAGCAGCTCCAAAGGTATAGATCACAG gGGGAGGTAGTCATTTCAGAAAATGAGATGCTGCGAAAACAG CTAGAGGAGTTTCAGCAGAGAAATAATGCACCACTTCAGGAGTCCAGCCCCCTTCAGAGATCCTGCTTCTCGGATTCGAAAACCGCTTCTACCAACGAGACCGAGGCAGAGACCGAGGCAGAGGAAAATGACTGCTCAGAAATTTCCTTGCATCTGGg GTTGTCGTTGGATGGTCAACGAAAAAGGAAACGATCGATTGAAGGTGCGAGCAATGATACAACATGCAGTCAATTAGATCTGGAAAGGGGATGCAATTTTAGCAAACGATGA